From the genome of Pukyongia salina, one region includes:
- the miaE gene encoding tRNA-(ms[2]io[6]A)-hydroxylase: MLGLKLPTDPRWVNIVEKNIEEILTDHAYCEQKAASTAISLIVSFPEYTDLVQDMIALVEEEMSHFKMVHDLILERGWVMGRDRKDHYVSKLTQFFPKGGSRTTQLIHRLLYAALIEARSCERFRLLSEELQDKKLARFYRKLMISEANHYTLFLGYARKYGDSVEEVNRKWQELLNYEADIMKDLGKEETIHG; the protein is encoded by the coding sequence ATGCTGGGCCTTAAACTTCCAACAGACCCGCGTTGGGTGAATATTGTTGAGAAAAATATAGAGGAGATCCTTACAGACCACGCCTATTGTGAGCAGAAGGCCGCTTCTACGGCTATTTCACTTATAGTGTCGTTCCCGGAATATACAGATCTTGTTCAGGATATGATCGCCCTGGTTGAAGAGGAAATGAGTCATTTTAAAATGGTTCACGATCTCATCCTGGAACGTGGTTGGGTAATGGGAAGAGATCGCAAAGATCATTATGTTTCGAAACTTACACAGTTCTTCCCAAAAGGGGGCAGCAGAACAACACAATTAATCCACAGATTGTTATATGCTGCATTGATAGAGGCGAGAAGTTGCGAACGTTTCCGGTTGTTAAGCGAAGAACTACAGGATAAAAAATTAGCACGTTTTTACAGAAAACTTATGATTAGCGAGGCAAATCACTATACCCTCTTCCTGGGATACGCCCGGAAATATGGGGATAGTGTGGAAGAAGTAAATCGTAAATGGCAGGAACTTCTTAATTATGAAGCAGATATCATGAAGGATCTGGGTAAAGAAGAGACCATCCATGGCTAG
- a CDS encoding DNA polymerase III subunit gamma/tau, producing MEHFIVSARKYRPTQFEDVVGQQAITNTLDNAIANNHLAQALLFTGPRGVGKTTCARILAKKINQDGTEKEDEDFAFNIFELDAASNNSVDDIRNLIDQVRIPPQVGKYKVYIIDEVHMLSSAAFNAFLKTLEEPPRHAIFILATTEKHKIIPTILSRCQIFDFRRITVQDIKQHLAKVATSEGIEAEDDALHIIAQKADGALRDALSIFDRVVSFAGKNLTRQAVTENLNVLDYTYYFSITDLLLENNIPQLLVSYNDILSKGFDGHHFIMGLASHFRDLLVCKNEDTVELLEVGEQVKKMYLEQSQKTDASFLVEAIELANNCDLKYKSSRNPRLLVELCLMQLGSITKRDEKKKSQPKRFVIPPSFFKGIASEKKPVAKSKVPADSDIPVTSEELISEKVTESILPSPSEEKIEQPRVIERPQILAERNAKKVSALSLKSIQKKQQLKKELIANQPDQENLPVTDFTEEEMQTAWADYAKKVETDGKYNLLSHLTMGTPKLDGTLIHLVFPNDTIRVEVERAKFELLGFLRDKLQNYEIDLSIEVNEEETKRYAYTAREKYEKLKEKNPLIETLRKEFDLDI from the coding sequence ATGGAGCACTTCATAGTTTCGGCAAGAAAATACCGGCCTACTCAGTTCGAGGACGTGGTAGGACAACAGGCGATCACCAATACGCTGGACAATGCTATTGCAAACAACCATCTCGCCCAGGCCTTGTTATTTACCGGACCAAGGGGCGTTGGTAAGACTACCTGTGCACGTATACTGGCTAAAAAGATAAACCAGGACGGAACCGAAAAGGAAGATGAAGATTTTGCCTTCAATATATTCGAGCTGGATGCGGCCTCTAATAATTCGGTGGACGATATACGAAATCTTATCGATCAGGTTCGTATACCACCCCAGGTTGGGAAATACAAGGTGTATATAATAGACGAGGTACATATGCTGTCCTCGGCTGCCTTCAACGCCTTCTTGAAGACTCTTGAAGAACCCCCCAGACATGCCATTTTTATTTTGGCCACCACCGAAAAACACAAGATCATTCCTACTATTTTATCGAGATGTCAGATCTTCGATTTCAGGAGGATCACGGTTCAGGATATAAAACAGCACCTGGCGAAAGTTGCCACTTCCGAAGGAATTGAAGCCGAAGATGATGCACTTCATATCATTGCCCAGAAGGCAGATGGTGCTCTTAGGGATGCGCTTTCTATTTTTGACAGGGTGGTGAGTTTTGCCGGTAAGAACCTTACTCGGCAGGCGGTTACCGAAAATCTGAATGTCCTGGATTATACATACTATTTTTCAATTACCGATTTGTTGCTGGAGAACAATATTCCACAGTTATTAGTCTCCTACAATGATATTTTATCTAAAGGCTTCGATGGGCATCATTTTATCATGGGCCTTGCATCGCATTTCCGCGATCTTCTGGTATGTAAGAACGAGGATACGGTCGAATTACTTGAAGTTGGTGAACAGGTGAAAAAAATGTACCTGGAACAATCGCAAAAGACAGATGCCTCCTTTCTAGTTGAAGCCATCGAGCTTGCCAATAACTGTGATCTAAAGTATAAATCGAGTAGAAATCCCCGGCTTCTGGTGGAACTATGCCTCATGCAGTTAGGTTCTATCACTAAAAGAGACGAAAAAAAAAAGTCTCAACCTAAGCGCTTTGTAATTCCTCCTTCATTTTTTAAGGGAATTGCTTCTGAAAAGAAACCGGTGGCTAAGTCGAAAGTACCAGCCGATAGCGATATCCCTGTTACTTCGGAAGAATTGATCTCCGAAAAAGTTACCGAGAGCATCCTGCCTTCTCCTTCAGAAGAAAAAATTGAACAACCGCGGGTTATTGAGCGTCCACAGATTCTCGCGGAACGAAATGCGAAGAAGGTCTCTGCACTATCTCTGAAAAGTATTCAGAAAAAACAACAGTTAAAAAAAGAACTGATCGCCAATCAACCGGATCAGGAAAATCTTCCCGTTACAGATTTCACAGAAGAAGAAATGCAGACGGCCTGGGCAGATTATGCAAAAAAAGTTGAAACCGACGGCAAGTACAACCTCCTCTCCCACCTCACTATGGGAACTCCGAAACTTGACGGTACTCTTATACATCTCGTCTTCCCAAATGACACCATTAGAGTTGAAGTAGAACGGGCTAAATTCGAATTACTTGGTTTCCTTCGGGATAAATTACAGAATTACGAGATCGACCTGTCCATAGAAGTGAACGAAGAGGAAACCAAGCGTTATGCGTACACCGCCCGTGAGAAGTATGAGAAATTAAAGGAAAAAAATCCATTGATCGAAACCCTAAGAAAGGAGTTCGACCTGGATATTTAA
- a CDS encoding RsmD family RNA methyltransferase produces MRIVAGKFKGKRIIAPKKLPVRPTTDFGKEALFNILNNRYDFSELRFLDLFAGTGNISYEFASRGTEDIVSVDAHYECVRFIQRTAEELEVEIKTVKSDVFKYLEVKQPAFDIIFADPPYNFEPSQLETLVTKCFEQDLIKEDGTLIIEHTKHINLQDAAHFNESRKYGGSVFSFFQ; encoded by the coding sequence ATGCGGATAGTTGCAGGAAAGTTTAAAGGAAAACGAATCATCGCTCCAAAAAAGTTACCGGTGCGCCCAACAACCGATTTTGGGAAGGAAGCGCTTTTTAATATTCTCAATAATCGATACGATTTTTCAGAATTAAGATTCCTTGATCTATTTGCAGGGACAGGAAATATTAGTTATGAATTTGCCTCACGTGGTACAGAAGATATTGTAAGCGTAGATGCTCATTACGAATGTGTGCGGTTTATTCAGCGTACCGCTGAGGAGCTTGAAGTAGAGATTAAAACCGTTAAGAGTGACGTATTTAAATATCTCGAAGTTAAGCAACCTGCTTTCGACATCATTTTTGCCGATCCCCCTTACAATTTTGAGCCTTCCCAATTGGAAACCCTCGTAACCAAGTGTTTTGAACAAGATCTCATTAAAGAAGATGGCACTCTTATCATTGAGCATACCAAACATATAAACCTACAGGACGCGGCTCATTTTAACGAATCCAGGAAGTACGGAGGTTCTGTTTTCAGCTTCTTTCAGTAA
- a CDS encoding DUF3822 family protein, with the protein MTQTIGRNSLHTIPNKRLSVQVSLTGLSFLLTNSSKSEVIHFSSMVYQKERTPEELLLDIDTFIKEHVKDASEFESVRVIYSNSEFTAVPTPLFDEAKASDYLKFNAKILANDFIAWDDVPARNMHIVYVPYVNINNFLFDIFGSFQFYHSASVMLEMIPMESRFTEETSVYINVERSNFQIVVQSSSQLKLCNSYHFITPEDFIYYILFCFEQLDINPDSAKVVMMGQIKEEDALYEIAYTYIRNIEFLPESILQHQLEGTLVHEHPLLKFI; encoded by the coding sequence ATGACACAGACGATAGGCAGAAATAGCTTGCATACAATACCAAATAAAAGACTGTCCGTTCAAGTTTCATTGACCGGACTTTCTTTTTTATTGACCAATAGCAGCAAGTCTGAGGTTATCCACTTCTCCTCTATGGTGTATCAGAAGGAACGCACCCCTGAGGAATTATTATTGGACATCGACACCTTTATAAAGGAGCACGTTAAGGACGCATCCGAATTCGAATCGGTTCGTGTAATCTATTCCAACTCCGAATTTACAGCAGTACCTACACCTCTTTTTGATGAGGCGAAAGCCAGTGATTATTTAAAATTCAATGCGAAGATACTCGCAAACGATTTTATTGCGTGGGACGACGTACCTGCCAGGAATATGCATATCGTTTATGTGCCTTACGTGAATATCAATAATTTCCTGTTCGATATATTCGGGAGTTTTCAATTCTATCATTCGGCATCTGTTATGCTGGAAATGATTCCGATGGAATCCAGATTTACTGAAGAAACTTCGGTTTATATCAACGTAGAGCGTTCCAACTTCCAAATTGTGGTTCAATCTTCATCTCAGCTTAAGCTCTGCAATTCGTATCACTTTATTACTCCCGAGGATTTTATTTACTACATCCTGTTCTGTTTCGAACAATTGGACATCAATCCGGATAGTGCCAAAGTAGTAATGATGGGGCAAATTAAGGAGGAAGATGCGCTGTATGAGATCGCTTATACGTATATCCGGAATATCGAGTTTTTGCCTGAAAGCATTTTACAGCACCAACTAGAAGGAACTTTGGTTCACGAACATCCGTTACTTAAATTTATATAA
- a CDS encoding ATP-dependent DNA helicase produces the protein MDVSGFYSLLKSDFQFNATSKQDITLQLLSRFVLSEDTSEVFLLKGYAGTGKTTIVGTLVKNLWKVKRSSVLLAPTGRAAKVISNYSSKEAFTIHKKIYYPKSNKSGGVSFTLQPNKHRNVIFIVDEASMIPDVNQDSKLFENGSLLDDLMQYVYSGHNCRLMLIGDTAQLPPVKLDVSPALDKRLLENHYNKKVIAIELDEVVRQEKDSGILYNATRIRDRIEDSLFEEFKLKDHDFPEVIRPEDGQELMDAINDCYTELGKEETVIIVRSNKRANLYNQNIRNRILFQEEELSAGDFLMVVKNNYFWIKPHTEAGFIANGDIIQVLEIFGFKELYGFRFAEVQVQMVDYPKMAPFETVLLLDTLTSETPSLSYDESNRLYQEVVKDYADVKSNYKRFLSVKNNKYFNALQVKFSYAITCHKSQGGQWHTVFVEQPYLPDGVNKDYLRWLYTAITRAKERVYLIGFKNDFFDDSL, from the coding sequence ATGGATGTTTCTGGTTTCTACAGCCTTTTAAAAAGCGATTTTCAATTTAATGCAACTTCAAAGCAGGATATCACTCTACAACTGCTATCACGATTTGTTTTAAGTGAGGATACATCTGAAGTTTTTCTTCTGAAAGGTTATGCCGGTACGGGAAAAACTACCATAGTAGGAACCCTGGTAAAGAATTTGTGGAAGGTGAAACGCTCCTCGGTACTACTGGCGCCAACCGGACGAGCTGCAAAAGTGATAAGTAACTATTCATCGAAAGAGGCTTTTACCATACATAAGAAGATCTATTATCCTAAAAGCAACAAGAGCGGAGGGGTTTCCTTTACCCTACAACCAAATAAACACAGAAATGTCATCTTTATAGTGGATGAGGCATCGATGATCCCAGATGTGAACCAGGATTCCAAGCTTTTCGAAAATGGTTCTCTGCTAGACGACCTAATGCAATATGTGTATTCGGGGCATAACTGCAGATTGATGCTCATAGGAGACACTGCGCAGTTACCCCCTGTAAAATTGGATGTTAGCCCAGCTCTCGATAAGCGGCTGCTTGAAAACCATTACAACAAAAAGGTTATTGCGATCGAATTGGATGAAGTTGTGCGCCAGGAGAAGGATAGCGGTATCCTGTACAATGCAACCCGTATAAGAGACAGGATAGAGGATTCGCTGTTCGAAGAATTTAAATTGAAAGACCACGACTTTCCGGAAGTTATTCGTCCCGAAGACGGACAGGAACTTATGGATGCGATCAACGATTGTTATACCGAGTTAGGAAAGGAAGAAACCGTGATCATTGTGCGCTCTAATAAACGGGCAAATTTATACAACCAAAATATCCGTAACAGAATATTATTTCAGGAAGAGGAGCTTTCTGCCGGGGATTTTTTAATGGTTGTAAAGAATAATTATTTCTGGATCAAACCACATACCGAAGCTGGTTTCATCGCAAATGGCGACATCATTCAGGTATTGGAGATATTTGGTTTTAAAGAGTTGTATGGATTTCGTTTTGCTGAAGTTCAAGTTCAGATGGTAGATTATCCGAAAATGGCCCCCTTTGAGACTGTGCTGCTCCTCGATACGCTTACTTCCGAAACTCCTTCACTTTCGTACGACGAATCCAATCGCCTTTACCAGGAGGTGGTTAAGGATTACGCAGATGTGAAATCAAACTATAAACGCTTCCTTTCAGTAAAGAACAATAAATATTTTAACGCGCTGCAAGTGAAATTCTCCTACGCAATAACTTGTCATAAATCGCAAGGTGGACAATGGCATACGGTCTTCGTGGAGCAGCCTTACCTACCTGATGGCGTGAACAAAGATTACCTTCGCTGGTTGTACACTGCTATCACCCGCGCAAAGGAAAGAGTGTATTTAATTGGATTTAAAAATGATTTTTTCGACGATTCGCTGTAA